A genomic window from Agrobacterium larrymoorei includes:
- a CDS encoding GNAT family N-acetyltransferase produces the protein MLTRPATVEDAPGMAAVQNEIFAAGLRKAPTDVAIVTKTYISDPDRIACTVAVDEDGRILGFQSLKLATAAGNPYGVAEGWGIIGTHVSPSAGRRGVGKALFKATLEAAEAFVLRDIDASIGADNEMGQAYYEAIGFRTYRTTEDRVCKAYRIG, from the coding sequence ATGCTCACGCGCCCTGCAACGGTAGAGGATGCGCCAGGAATGGCGGCGGTGCAGAACGAGATCTTTGCGGCGGGCCTTCGAAAGGCGCCGACGGATGTCGCGATCGTCACGAAGACTTATATTTCGGACCCCGACCGGATCGCCTGCACGGTCGCTGTCGATGAGGATGGGCGCATTCTTGGCTTCCAGTCGCTGAAGCTCGCGACGGCTGCCGGTAATCCCTATGGCGTGGCAGAAGGTTGGGGCATCATTGGAACGCATGTCAGCCCTTCTGCTGGGCGAAGAGGTGTCGGGAAGGCATTGTTCAAGGCTACGCTCGAGGCCGCCGAAGCTTTCGTGCTGAGAGATATCGATGCCAGTATCGGGGCGGATAATGAGATGGGCCAGGCCTATTACGAGGCGATTGGATTCAGGACATACCGAACGACGGAAGACCGGGTTTGCAAGGCTTACAGGATCGGGTGA
- a CDS encoding beta family protein, whose amino-acid sequence MLVDIFGYQYSPNICARRAEIKALKQLPEVDKDNIIPLLLLAPWPNAKELDAAMEKIVDAFGNRPFFLGLDRYFRPTDPTKPAAKHFLDLFEPSGGYQKYFDYIARFPQCMPVIDTGVFQDLLFEQQIKNAETLGRGFLFHIHEMNSPISPSRFHRIAEIEHTDFAFYLDRGWSQSPLAEEHWYQNTCADIFAIKDRAAVVVCSACFPKDFTRFEGVEPVTIETRRLSAGIARRFNNSKVLHGDWASTRPRSYDRASTPRPRIDYPLRNQWIIARNKSDEWDFQKAAEELLKTDFWDDQINVWGTYALKQTAMGTPYAITSNEMARAARVNMHLHMQANYLAPDIIVDTDDPWTDI is encoded by the coding sequence ATGCTAGTAGACATATTTGGCTATCAATATTCGCCAAACATATGTGCCCGCAGAGCAGAAATCAAAGCCCTCAAACAACTTCCAGAAGTAGATAAAGATAACATAATTCCACTGTTGTTGCTTGCACCGTGGCCAAACGCCAAGGAGCTAGACGCGGCGATGGAGAAAATCGTCGACGCTTTTGGGAATCGACCATTCTTTCTGGGTTTGGATCGCTACTTCAGGCCGACCGATCCCACAAAGCCCGCAGCTAAACATTTTTTAGATTTGTTTGAACCATCAGGCGGATATCAAAAATATTTTGATTACATAGCTAGATTTCCACAATGTATGCCGGTGATAGACACTGGAGTTTTCCAAGATTTGCTTTTTGAACAACAGATAAAAAATGCGGAGACATTAGGGAGAGGGTTTTTATTCCATATCCACGAGATGAACTCTCCAATCTCGCCATCACGGTTTCATCGCATCGCGGAAATTGAACATACAGATTTCGCTTTTTATTTAGATCGAGGTTGGTCTCAGTCGCCGCTCGCTGAGGAACATTGGTATCAAAATACGTGTGCTGACATTTTTGCGATAAAGGACCGAGCGGCAGTGGTGGTTTGCTCCGCCTGTTTTCCCAAAGACTTCACGCGATTTGAGGGGGTAGAGCCTGTAACAATCGAAACTCGTCGTCTCTCCGCCGGGATTGCTAGGCGATTTAATAACTCGAAAGTCCTGCATGGAGACTGGGCTAGCACGCGTCCAAGAAGCTACGATAGAGCGTCAACACCAAGACCTCGGATTGACTATCCCTTGCGAAATCAATGGATCATAGCAAGAAACAAATCGGATGAATGGGATTTTCAAAAAGCTGCTGAAGAGCTTTTAAAGACTGACTTTTGGGACGATCAGATCAACGTATGGGGCACCTATGCTTTGAAGCAGACGGCCATGGGCACGCCTTACGCAATTACGTCGAACGAGATGGCCCGCGCTGCGCGGGTAAACATGCACCTACATATGCAAGCAAATTACCTTGCACCGGATATCATCGTAGATACAGATGATCCGTGGACTGACATATAG
- a CDS encoding alpha/beta hydrolase has protein sequence MRLHHLALSALALACLSSPALAGTLTDATFHSNALNADLPVNIYRPDGEPPENGWPVLYLLHGHDGDQNSWRDLGNIEKTLDDMIAAGSIRALVVVMPGVKNSWYVNSAAFDGPGDYETAITGDLRLHVEKTLPVRKDRQGRAIAGLSMGGFGALHLAYAHEDLYAAVASLSGAIWQNVPASDLDKTPAELKLIQDSAFFHRVDRATITSGIVLPSTGDHFSGAFGTPFDARLFNEKNVFTLVAQHIAESQDLPATYLTVGDDDGFYLWRGAVALHETLQADNRTSELRITDGDHVWSLWKVSIIDALKFVDGEW, from the coding sequence ATGCGGCTGCACCACCTTGCTCTTTCGGCCCTGGCTCTCGCCTGCCTCAGCTCACCCGCCCTTGCCGGCACCCTCACCGACGCCACCTTCCACAGCAATGCGCTGAATGCCGATCTTCCGGTGAACATCTATCGCCCGGATGGCGAACCGCCGGAAAATGGCTGGCCGGTTCTCTATCTGCTGCACGGCCATGATGGCGACCAGAACAGCTGGCGCGATCTCGGCAATATCGAAAAGACGCTGGACGATATGATCGCCGCAGGCTCGATCCGCGCGCTGGTCGTGGTCATGCCGGGCGTGAAGAACAGTTGGTATGTGAATTCCGCTGCCTTTGACGGCCCCGGCGATTACGAGACCGCCATCACCGGCGATCTTCGCCTGCATGTGGAAAAGACGCTGCCTGTGCGCAAGGACAGGCAAGGCCGCGCCATTGCAGGCCTCTCCATGGGCGGCTTCGGCGCGCTGCATCTGGCCTATGCGCATGAAGATCTTTACGCCGCCGTCGCCAGCCTGTCGGGCGCCATCTGGCAGAACGTCCCCGCCTCCGATCTAGACAAGACACCCGCCGAGTTGAAACTCATCCAGGACAGCGCTTTCTTCCACCGTGTCGATCGCGCCACCATCACCAGCGGCATCGTCCTGCCCTCCACCGGCGACCACTTCTCCGGCGCCTTCGGCACGCCCTTCGATGCAAGGCTCTTCAACGAGAAAAACGTCTTCACCCTCGTCGCCCAACACATCGCCGAATCCCAGGACCTCCCCGCCACCTACCTGACCGTCGGAGACGACGACGGCTTCTACCTCTGGCGCGGCGCAGTCGCCCTGCACGAAACGCTACAGGCCGATAATCGCACATCGGAATTGCGGATTACCGATGGGGATCATGTTTGGTCGCTGTGGAAGGTGTCGATTATCGATGCGTTGAAGTTTGTGGATGGGGAGTGGTGA
- a CDS encoding PepSY-associated TM helix domain-containing protein: MSISTTSVGERVSAQSSLNLYRAVWRWHFYAGLFVLPFMMTLAITGGLYLFRDELDNAFHSKLKRIEVADTATAALPSTIIANAVAAVPGTAVKLTKPADPGASTEVTVSTPEGKRAVYVNGYTGEVLGSLPDRGTVMWTIRTLHSLKYFGTYARYLIEIAAGWSILLVATGIYLWWPRNQTGGVISVRGTPRKRVFWRDMHAVTGIFVGAFIVFLAITGMPWSGVWGAKVNEWANGNNFGYPAGVRVNVPMSGDRLNDVSKTSWSLEQAKIPTSDSHDHGQHMEPSPAIPMDHMAMNHDLSNPTPAAIGIDKAIARFDELGLVGGYAVALPTKPEGVYSGSIYPDDLSKQRVIHLDQYTGTPLIDMSYADYGPLGRGLEWGINVHLGQQFGLANQIVLALACVAIILLAVSGGVMWWKRRPKGSLGVPPMPQSKRTLYGLAAILAIGGVIFPLVGASLIVMLMLDLAVQKIQRRNKSLSLRS; the protein is encoded by the coding sequence ATGTCCATCAGCACCACCTCCGTGGGTGAGCGCGTGAGCGCGCAGTCATCGCTCAATCTCTATCGCGCCGTCTGGCGCTGGCACTTTTACGCCGGTCTTTTCGTCCTGCCCTTCATGATGACGCTGGCCATCACCGGCGGGCTCTATCTCTTCAGGGATGAGTTGGACAATGCCTTCCATTCCAAGCTGAAGCGGATAGAGGTGGCAGATACGGCGACAGCCGCTCTACCTTCCACAATCATCGCCAACGCTGTCGCAGCTGTCCCCGGCACCGCCGTCAAACTCACCAAACCCGCCGATCCTGGCGCGTCGACGGAAGTCACCGTGAGCACGCCGGAGGGCAAGCGCGCCGTCTACGTGAATGGCTATACAGGAGAAGTCCTCGGCTCGCTGCCGGATCGCGGCACCGTCATGTGGACGATCCGCACCCTCCACAGCCTCAAATATTTCGGCACCTATGCCCGCTACCTGATCGAGATCGCCGCAGGCTGGTCGATCCTGCTGGTCGCAACCGGCATCTATCTCTGGTGGCCGCGCAACCAGACCGGCGGCGTAATTTCGGTGCGCGGCACGCCGAGGAAGCGTGTCTTCTGGCGGGATATGCATGCCGTGACCGGCATCTTCGTCGGCGCCTTCATCGTCTTCCTCGCCATCACCGGCATGCCATGGTCCGGCGTCTGGGGCGCGAAGGTCAATGAATGGGCCAATGGCAACAACTTCGGCTATCCGGCAGGCGTACGCGTCAACGTACCGATGTCGGGCGACAGGCTCAACGATGTATCGAAAACCTCATGGTCGCTGGAACAGGCAAAGATACCGACCTCCGACAGTCACGATCATGGTCAGCATATGGAGCCCTCGCCCGCCATCCCCATGGATCACATGGCGATGAACCATGACCTTAGCAACCCGACGCCAGCCGCCATCGGGATAGACAAAGCCATAGCGCGCTTCGATGAACTCGGCCTCGTTGGCGGCTATGCCGTGGCGCTTCCGACGAAGCCCGAGGGCGTCTATAGCGGATCGATCTACCCGGACGATCTTTCCAAACAGCGGGTCATCCATCTGGATCAATATACCGGCACGCCACTGATCGACATGAGCTACGCCGATTACGGGCCGCTTGGCCGCGGGCTGGAATGGGGCATCAATGTGCATCTGGGTCAGCAATTCGGCCTTGCGAACCAGATCGTGCTGGCGCTCGCCTGCGTGGCCATCATCCTGCTCGCCGTGTCGGGCGGCGTCATGTGGTGGAAGCGACGCCCGAAAGGCTCGCTCGGCGTTCCGCCCATGCCTCAGAGCAAACGCACCCTTTATGGGCTTGCCGCCATCCTCGCCATTGGCGGCGTCATCTTCCCGCTGGTCGGCGCCAGTTTGATCGTGATGCTGATGCTGGATCTTGCCGTGCAGAAAATCCAGCGACGAAACAAGTCTCTGTCGCTACGATCTTAA
- a CDS encoding ImmA/IrrE family metallo-endopeptidase, which produces MKRFRERLTNQQIDAIVKHQKNIPVKLGELARDLGIEVKVATLNPGISGEIRKDSENNISKYKIRINRHEKKERQRFTLAHEIAHFLLHKDKIGDGLTEDILYRSTLSNALEYEANRFAAELIMPDAVLEEMQIDFESVDEDAIVDLAERFGVSKDAMRIKLGIA; this is translated from the coding sequence ATGAAGCGTTTCCGTGAGAGATTAACGAATCAACAGATAGACGCCATAGTAAAGCATCAGAAAAATATTCCTGTAAAACTAGGAGAGCTTGCGCGGGACTTAGGAATAGAGGTGAAAGTCGCTACACTTAACCCTGGAATATCAGGAGAAATACGTAAGGATTCTGAGAATAACATTTCTAAATACAAGATAAGAATCAATCGGCATGAAAAGAAGGAACGACAGCGCTTTACTCTTGCTCACGAAATCGCGCATTTCCTCCTCCACAAAGACAAAATTGGGGATGGCTTAACCGAGGACATTCTCTATCGCTCCACATTATCTAACGCTCTAGAGTACGAAGCGAATAGATTCGCAGCTGAGCTGATTATGCCCGATGCCGTCCTAGAAGAGATGCAAATCGATTTTGAAAGCGTTGATGAAGATGCTATAGTTGATTTAGCTGAACGATTCGGCGTGTCCAAAGATGCAATGCGGATCAAACTAGGTATCGCTTAA
- the uvrB gene encoding excinuclease ABC subunit UvrB: MARSPKKSSEHSSSNGFEEMPQASFEGAPLSGSVADWVKQLEAEAEATSVETQREVASKAGKHRKKIEIEARKEAEKAAAKASKTPTASKTARGVSIGGSSDPKTRAAAGLNPVAGMDVSLEDAKSLAPGAVTATVDALSKLIESGNPLFKDGKLWTPHRPVRPPKSEGGIAIEMVTEYKPSGDQPTAIADLVEGINSGDRSQVLLGVTGSGKTFTMAKVIEATQRPAVILAPNKTLAAQLYSEFKNFFPNNAVEYFVSYYDYYQPEAYVPRSDTYIEKESSINEQIDRMRHAATRAILERDDCIIVASVSCIYGIGSVETYTAMTFQMQVGDKLDQRQLLADLVAQQYKRRDMDFQRGSFRVRGDTIELFPAHLEDAAWRISMWGDEIESITEFDPLTGQKTGDLQSVKIYANSHYVTPRPTLNGAIKSIKEELKHRLAELEKAGRLLEAQRLEQRTRYDIEMLEATGSCNGIENYSRYLTGRSPGEPPPTLFEYIPDNALIFIDESHVTIPQIGGMYRGDFRRKATLAEYGFRLPSCMDNRPLRFEEWDAMRPQTVSVSATPGGWELEQSGGVFAEQVIRPTGLIDPPVEVRSARTQVDDVLGEIRETAAKGYRTLCTVLTKRMAEDLTEYLHEQGVRVRYMHSDIDTLERIEIIRDLRLGAFDVLVGINLLREGLDIPECAFVAILDADKEGFLRSETSLVQTIGRAARNVDGKVILYADNITGSMKRAMEETSRRREKQMAYNEANGITPESVKAKISDILDSVYERDHVRADISGVSGKGFADGGHLVGNNLQAHLNALEKQMRDAAADLDFEKAARLRDEIKRLKAAELAAMDDPIAKDEARSQESGSRSRKTGSSANRESISPLEGEMSGRTEGGTPSADTNGKSLFAKPSLDDMGPGTDMVKPLFRKNTLDEMTVGRTEKPVRGAVPEKPTTESGKRFSPLLEGQPERATGDKDDPRPLKRGKVGVGSYEDQGEQKRKSRTKGKTGRPGQ; this comes from the coding sequence ATGGCCAGATCACCCAAAAAATCCTCCGAACACTCCAGCTCCAATGGTTTCGAAGAGATGCCCCAGGCATCCTTTGAAGGCGCTCCCCTCTCAGGCTCTGTTGCCGATTGGGTGAAGCAGCTGGAAGCGGAAGCCGAAGCGACCTCTGTGGAAACCCAGCGCGAAGTCGCTTCCAAGGCAGGCAAGCACCGCAAGAAGATCGAAATCGAAGCGCGCAAGGAAGCGGAAAAGGCTGCCGCCAAGGCAAGCAAGACGCCGACGGCGTCCAAGACGGCGCGCGGCGTGTCCATCGGTGGCTCGTCCGATCCGAAGACCCGTGCCGCCGCCGGTCTCAACCCGGTGGCCGGCATGGATGTCTCGCTGGAAGACGCCAAGTCGCTGGCGCCCGGCGCCGTGACGGCCACGGTGGATGCGCTCTCCAAGCTGATTGAAAGTGGCAACCCGCTGTTCAAGGACGGCAAGCTGTGGACGCCGCACCGACCTGTTCGCCCGCCGAAATCCGAAGGCGGCATCGCTATCGAAATGGTGACGGAGTACAAGCCCTCCGGTGACCAGCCGACGGCGATTGCCGATCTGGTGGAAGGCATCAATTCCGGCGACCGCTCCCAGGTGCTGCTGGGTGTCACCGGCTCGGGCAAGACCTTCACCATGGCCAAGGTCATCGAGGCGACGCAGCGCCCAGCCGTGATCCTGGCGCCGAACAAGACGCTGGCGGCCCAGCTCTATTCCGAATTCAAGAACTTCTTCCCAAACAACGCGGTCGAGTACTTCGTCTCCTATTACGACTACTACCAGCCGGAAGCCTATGTGCCGCGCTCGGACACCTATATCGAGAAGGAATCCTCGATCAACGAACAGATCGACCGGATGCGCCACGCCGCAACCCGCGCCATTCTGGAGCGAGACGACTGTATCATCGTCGCCTCCGTCTCCTGCATTTACGGTATCGGCTCGGTGGAAACCTACACCGCCATGACCTTCCAGATGCAGGTAGGCGACAAGCTGGACCAGCGCCAACTCCTGGCCGATTTGGTGGCACAGCAATACAAGCGCCGCGACATGGATTTCCAGCGCGGCTCCTTCCGCGTGCGCGGCGATACGATCGAACTATTCCCCGCCCACTTGGAAGACGCCGCCTGGCGCATTTCCATGTGGGGAGACGAGATCGAAAGCATCACCGAATTCGATCCGCTGACCGGCCAGAAGACCGGCGATCTGCAATCGGTGAAGATCTACGCCAACTCGCACTATGTGACCCCGCGCCCGACGCTGAACGGCGCAATCAAGTCCATCAAGGAAGAGTTGAAGCATCGCCTGGCCGAGCTGGAAAAGGCGGGCCGTCTGCTGGAAGCGCAGCGCCTGGAACAACGCACCCGCTACGATATCGAAATGCTGGAAGCCACCGGCTCCTGCAACGGCATCGAAAACTATTCGCGCTACCTCACCGGCCGCAGCCCCGGCGAGCCGCCACCGACCCTGTTTGAATATATCCCGGACAATGCCCTGATCTTCATCGACGAATCCCACGTCACCATTCCGCAGATCGGCGGCATGTATCGCGGCGACTTCCGCCGCAAGGCGACGCTGGCCGAATACGGTTTCCGCCTGCCCTCCTGCATGGACAATCGCCCGCTGCGCTTCGAGGAATGGGACGCCATGCGTCCGCAGACGGTCTCCGTCTCCGCCACGCCCGGCGGCTGGGAGCTGGAACAATCCGGCGGCGTCTTTGCCGAGCAGGTCATCCGCCCGACCGGTCTTATCGATCCGCCGGTGGAAGTGCGCTCCGCCCGCACCCAGGTGGACGACGTTCTCGGCGAAATCCGCGAGACTGCCGCAAAGGGCTACCGCACGCTCTGCACCGTGCTGACCAAGCGCATGGCCGAAGACCTGACCGAATATCTGCACGAGCAAGGCGTTCGCGTCCGCTACATGCACTCGGATATCGACACGCTGGAACGTATTGAAATCATCCGCGACCTGCGCCTTGGCGCCTTCGACGTGCTGGTAGGCATCAACCTGCTGCGCGAAGGTCTCGACATTCCTGAATGCGCCTTCGTCGCCATTCTGGATGCGGACAAGGAAGGCTTCCTGCGTTCCGAAACCTCGCTCGTTCAGACAATTGGCCGTGCCGCGCGTAACGTCGATGGCAAGGTCATCCTCTATGCGGACAACATCACCGGTTCGATGAAGCGGGCGATGGAAGAAACCAGCCGTCGCCGCGAAAAGCAGATGGCCTATAATGAAGCAAACGGCATCACGCCGGAATCCGTCAAGGCGAAGATCTCCGATATTCTTGATTCAGTTTATGAACGAGATCACGTAAGGGCCGATATTTCCGGCGTTTCCGGCAAGGGCTTTGCCGATGGCGGCCACCTCGTCGGCAACAATCTGCAGGCCCATCTCAACGCGCTGGAAAAACAGATGCGCGATGCAGCAGCCGATCTCGACTTCGAAAAGGCCGCACGCCTGCGCGACGAAATCAAGCGCCTCAAAGCCGCCGAACTCGCCGCCATGGACGATCCCATCGCGAAAGACGAAGCACGATCACAAGAGAGCGGAAGCAGGTCCAGAAAAACTGGATCGAGCGCCAACCGCGAGTCGATCTCCCCCCTTGAGGGGGAGATGTCCGGCAGGACAGAGGGGGGCACCCCATCCGCCGACACCAACGGCAAATCCCTCTTCGCTAAACCCTCACTGGACGACATGGGCCCCGGCACCGACATGGTGAAACCGCTGTTCCGCAAGAACACGCTGGACGAAATGACCGTCGGCCGCACGGAAAAACCCGTTCGCGGTGCGGTGCCCGAAAAGCCGACAACCGAATCCGGCAAGCGCTTCTCGCCACTTCTGGAAGGCCAACCGGAACGCGCCACCGGCGACAAGGACGATCCACGCCCGTTGAAACGCGGCAAGGTCGGCGTCGGCTCCTATGAAGATCAAGGCGAACAGAAGCGCAAGAGCCGAACCAAAGGCAAGACGGGCAGACCCGGGCAATAG
- a CDS encoding DUF922 domain-containing Zn-dependent protease: MPHSRPLAALAGFLVASLIPMAAAAQTGNWQPSEQIKTYAISGSSGIELYRSIGERGPQAGVQAVAHTTFKLTWRRDYRPQPDGSCVLATARPNLTIIYTWPKAPAKLPADVSASWQRFIAGVEKHERVHGEHILDMVKKIEAYSVGLRAEDDPKCQKVRAVLQQRLKELSDEQRQRGRDFDKVELTNGGAVHQLILALVNGP, from the coding sequence TTGCCCCATTCGCGCCCCCTCGCCGCCCTTGCGGGCTTTCTCGTGGCATCTCTCATACCCATGGCCGCAGCGGCGCAAACCGGCAATTGGCAACCCTCCGAGCAGATCAAGACCTACGCCATATCCGGCAGTTCCGGCATCGAGCTCTACCGATCCATCGGCGAGCGTGGGCCACAGGCCGGTGTCCAGGCGGTTGCCCACACCACCTTCAAGCTGACGTGGCGGCGCGATTACCGCCCGCAACCTGATGGCTCGTGCGTACTGGCGACCGCGCGTCCCAACCTGACGATCATCTACACATGGCCGAAGGCGCCGGCGAAACTGCCAGCGGATGTCTCTGCCAGCTGGCAGCGCTTCATTGCCGGCGTGGAGAAGCACGAACGGGTGCATGGCGAACATATTCTCGACATGGTGAAGAAGATCGAAGCCTATAGCGTCGGTCTGCGCGCAGAAGACGATCCGAAGTGCCAGAAGGTGCGCGCCGTCTTACAGCAGCGGCTGAAGGAGCTTTCCGACGAGCAGCGCCAGCGCGGGCGGGATTTCGACAAGGTCGAACTCACCAATGGCGGCGCGGTGCATCAGCTTATTCTCGCCCTGGTCAACGGTCCCTGA
- a CDS encoding DUF2946 domain-containing protein, translating to MQDRSSAGAVAALALMLFLLQGLANGVAHGSMAATALAADDIICAAHMPDGGTQKQSPAEKLANSCCGTLCRLASASFTALLASPTEIAGRVVPHVHVTLWRWNENKISAPPTREQQPRGPPSPSHA from the coding sequence ATGCAGGATCGCAGTTCGGCTGGCGCTGTCGCAGCGCTGGCCTTGATGTTGTTTCTGCTGCAAGGCCTTGCGAATGGCGTGGCTCACGGCAGTATGGCGGCCACGGCCCTTGCCGCCGATGACATCATCTGCGCGGCTCATATGCCGGATGGCGGCACGCAGAAGCAATCGCCTGCGGAGAAACTCGCCAATAGCTGCTGTGGCACACTCTGCCGCCTTGCCTCCGCGTCCTTCACCGCGTTGCTGGCAAGTCCGACCGAAATTGCCGGGCGCGTCGTTCCGCATGTTCACGTCACCCTGTGGCGCTGGAACGAAAACAAGATCTCTGCACCGCCCACGCGCGAGCAACAGCCTCGCGGACCACCCTCTCCGTCTCACGCATGA
- a CDS encoding DUF1800 domain-containing protein: MAPFSPTMAAIRYGYGLAPDQILSRNPDDLLVQLVDAPLKDSFFPVGGAFDARQRADDLAKGFEALNIAKKDAESDREARQQLQRKAEQSFQRDSLARVLQAAFSPYGFHERLAAFWFDHFSVNGHKSFPMRMITPLYEVEAIRPHLAGSFRDLLQASVLHPAMLIYLDQAQSTGPQSAAAKNRKKGLNENLGRELIELHTMGAGSGYTQTDVRSAALVLTGMTVDDRYEMLFRPGMAEPGEMKVLGVKYGGEPRSADDCLVMLDDLASRTETAQHICRKLVTHFIADDPPPDVITAMVKEWKASNGNLAKVYAAMLDHPRAWQDPGAKMKLPFDYVVSGLRAFGITRKNWRERMSPDGDDSYMPFDTPIAAAAQEALKTSGPGMAPALPADGGQMVMEKPAADMKAAMPSAPAQLPKPKASLARTLTLAALRRMGQPVWQPPSPAGFEEGVASWLSPSQMSERILWARKASGTLGKDMEPKKLLEVSLADQARDDTIRVVGQAPNRVSGLTLALSSPEFNRR; this comes from the coding sequence ATGGCTCCGTTTTCTCCAACGATGGCGGCGATCCGCTATGGTTACGGTCTTGCGCCGGACCAGATACTCAGCCGCAATCCTGACGATCTGCTGGTGCAGCTCGTGGATGCGCCCTTGAAAGACAGCTTCTTTCCCGTCGGCGGTGCCTTCGATGCGCGGCAAAGGGCCGACGACCTCGCCAAGGGGTTCGAAGCGCTGAATATCGCCAAGAAAGATGCGGAAAGTGATCGCGAAGCCAGGCAGCAATTGCAGCGCAAGGCAGAGCAGAGCTTCCAGCGCGATAGCCTTGCCCGGGTGCTTCAGGCGGCCTTCTCACCCTATGGGTTTCATGAGCGGTTGGCCGCTTTCTGGTTCGACCATTTCTCTGTCAACGGACACAAATCGTTTCCGATGCGGATGATCACGCCACTCTATGAAGTGGAGGCCATTCGTCCGCATCTTGCGGGATCGTTTCGCGATCTGTTGCAGGCGTCAGTGCTGCATCCGGCGATGCTGATCTATCTCGATCAGGCGCAGTCGACCGGCCCGCAATCGGCAGCGGCGAAGAACCGCAAAAAGGGCTTGAATGAAAATCTCGGGCGCGAGTTGATCGAGTTGCACACGATGGGTGCCGGCAGCGGCTATACCCAGACCGATGTCCGATCCGCAGCACTGGTTCTCACCGGCATGACTGTGGATGATCGCTACGAGATGCTGTTTCGTCCCGGCATGGCAGAGCCGGGCGAGATGAAGGTATTGGGCGTCAAATATGGCGGCGAGCCGCGCTCTGCCGATGACTGTCTTGTCATGCTGGACGATCTGGCAAGCCGGACGGAGACGGCGCAGCACATCTGCCGCAAACTTGTCACCCACTTTATCGCCGACGATCCGCCGCCGGACGTCATCACCGCGATGGTCAAAGAATGGAAGGCGAGCAACGGCAATCTGGCCAAGGTCTACGCCGCGATGCTCGACCATCCGCGTGCGTGGCAGGACCCCGGCGCGAAGATGAAACTGCCATTCGACTATGTCGTCTCTGGACTTCGAGCGTTCGGCATTACCCGGAAGAATTGGCGCGAGCGAATGTCTCCGGATGGTGATGATAGCTATATGCCGTTCGATACGCCAATCGCAGCCGCAGCTCAGGAGGCGCTGAAGACCAGCGGCCCAGGGATGGCGCCGGCATTGCCAGCCGACGGCGGACAGATGGTGATGGAAAAGCCGGCTGCGGATATGAAGGCTGCGATGCCATCCGCTCCGGCGCAGCTGCCAAAGCCAAAGGCCAGCCTTGCGCGCACGCTGACGCTTGCAGCCCTTCGCCGCATGGGCCAGCCGGTCTGGCAACCGCCGAGCCCAGCCGGTTTTGAGGAGGGCGTCGCGTCGTGGCTTTCGCCCAGCCAGATGAGCGAGCGCATCCTTTGGGCGCGCAAGGCATCCGGCACGCTTGGCAAGGATATGGAACCGAAGAAGCTTCTCGAAGTGTCGCTGGCCGATCAGGCGCGCGACGACACGATCCGTGTGGTGGGGCAGGCGCCGAACCG
- a CDS encoding PRC-barrel domain-containing protein — translation MKNKVFALAAVAALTSSVAFAQTAAPAAPAAPAPAAAGSDAMLSGPGFTMGTKPAGPLKFVNVQKTDLTADQLEGMNIYNAQNEEIGEIEDVVIGDGKAVIGIVASVGGFLGINESYVVLDPTSVAINNDNGTWKAHVDTTKEALQNAPKLDYDKLDD, via the coding sequence ATGAAAAACAAGGTTTTCGCACTCGCTGCCGTTGCAGCACTGACCTCCTCCGTCGCTTTCGCACAGACGGCTGCACCTGCCGCTCCGGCCGCACCTGCGCCTGCCGCTGCTGGCTCTGACGCGATGCTCTCCGGTCCAGGCTTCACCATGGGCACCAAGCCAGCTGGCCCGCTGAAGTTCGTCAACGTGCAGAAGACCGACCTTACCGCTGATCAGCTCGAAGGCATGAACATCTACAATGCCCAGAACGAAGAAATCGGCGAAATCGAAGACGTCGTGATCGGCGATGGCAAGGCTGTCATCGGTATCGTTGCCAGCGTCGGCGGCTTCCTCGGCATCAACGAGAGCTACGTCGTCCTCGACCCGACCTCCGTTGCCATCAACAATGACAATGGCACGTGGAAGGCCCACGTCGACACCACCAAGGAAGCGCTGCAGAACGCGCCGAAGCTGGACTACGACAAGCTCGACGATTGA